Proteins from a genomic interval of Longimicrobiales bacterium:
- a CDS encoding TolC family protein produces MHNRHSARLLVALTVVFAATDVSAQQAPATMSLDEAVQLARRYSPSYRQQVNDEGVADWSVRAAYGQLLPSLTVSGGMDWRGGGTPRFGQFSGADLGLSRTPDYLFSDYAIRLGWTVSGGTFFRMAQERAAREATTARIEAAAYTLETDITRQYLAALRARDAVKLAERELASTDEALKLAQARVDAGAAPRMDAAQAEVERGRAEVTLLQAQAAVETEKLRLLQRIGLDLDQSVDLTTELTVFEPMWTLDELSQIAMQSHPQLLAARAAESSGRAAARAARMSYLPTISVGGGWSGYTQQSRDESYLITQAQSSAQRSIDSCQRTNDLYSRLANPLPPQDCSALAFTEADRMAILSQNNIFPFDFTEQPPSFGLVVSMPIFNGFSREAQVQQASAAAQDAKHQRREEELSRQATVATSYLAVQTAYRSVGIEERNVAAATEQLELARERYRLGAGSILELTQAQATMARADQAHLAALYSFHENLADLESAVGRSLR; encoded by the coding sequence ATGCATAACAGACATTCTGCGCGGCTGCTCGTCGCGCTCACGGTGGTATTTGCAGCGACGGACGTCAGTGCGCAGCAGGCGCCGGCGACGATGTCGCTGGACGAGGCAGTGCAGCTGGCGCGGCGATACAGCCCGTCGTACCGGCAGCAGGTCAACGATGAGGGCGTAGCCGACTGGAGCGTGCGGGCTGCCTACGGTCAGCTGCTGCCTTCGCTCACGGTGAGCGGCGGCATGGACTGGCGCGGCGGGGGTACACCGCGCTTCGGTCAGTTCAGCGGCGCGGACCTCGGTCTCAGCCGGACGCCGGACTACCTGTTCTCGGATTACGCGATCCGGCTCGGGTGGACGGTCAGCGGCGGGACGTTCTTCCGCATGGCGCAGGAGCGGGCGGCGCGGGAGGCGACGACGGCGCGGATCGAGGCTGCGGCGTACACGCTGGAGACGGACATCACGCGGCAGTACCTGGCAGCGCTGCGGGCGCGCGACGCGGTGAAGCTCGCGGAGCGTGAGCTCGCGTCGACGGACGAGGCGTTGAAGCTGGCGCAGGCGCGGGTCGACGCCGGCGCGGCACCGCGGATGGATGCGGCGCAGGCGGAAGTCGAACGTGGCCGGGCGGAGGTGACGCTGCTGCAGGCGCAGGCGGCGGTGGAGACGGAGAAGCTGCGACTCCTCCAGCGTATCGGACTGGATCTCGATCAGAGTGTCGACCTGACGACGGAGCTGACGGTGTTCGAGCCGATGTGGACGCTCGATGAGCTGTCACAGATCGCGATGCAGTCGCATCCGCAGCTGCTGGCGGCACGTGCGGCCGAATCATCGGGGCGGGCGGCGGCGCGAGCGGCTCGCATGTCATATCTGCCGACCATCTCGGTGGGCGGCGGCTGGTCGGGCTATACGCAACAGTCGCGCGACGAGTCGTATCTGATCACGCAGGCGCAGTCGTCGGCACAGCGGAGCATCGACTCGTGCCAGCGCACGAACGACCTGTACTCCCGACTGGCCAACCCGCTGCCGCCGCAGGACTGTTCGGCGCTGGCGTTCACCGAGGCCGACCGGATGGCCATTCTCAGTCAGAACAACATCTTTCCGTTCGACTTCACCGAGCAGCCGCCGTCATTCGGACTCGTCGTGAGCATGCCGATCTTCAACGGCTTCAGCCGCGAGGCGCAGGTGCAGCAGGCGTCCGCGGCCGCACAGGACGCGAAGCATCAGCGGCGCGAGGAAGAGCTGAGCCGTCAGGCTACGGTCGCCACCAGCTACCTGGCCGTCCAGACGGCGTACCGCTCGGTCGGAATCGAAGAGCGCAACGTCGCCGCGGCTACCGAACAGCTCGAGCTGGCGCGAGAGCGCTACCGCCTGGGCGCCGGGTCGATCCTGGAGCTCACCCAGGCACAGGCCACGATGGCGCGTGCCGACCAGGCGCACCTCGCGGCGTTGTACTCGTTCCACGAGAACCTGGCGGACCTGGAGTCGGCGGTAGGCAGGTCGCTGCGGTAA
- the ispG gene encoding flavodoxin-dependent (E)-4-hydroxy-3-methylbut-2-enyl-diphosphate synthase: MTEPRRRTVTVDVGGVLVGGAHPIVVQSMTNTDTADPESTAEQIAALAAAGSELVRITVNTDEAAAAVPEIAGLLERWDVRVPIVGDFHYNGHLLLTRHPECARALAKYRINPGNVGAKRRDENFRTIVEAAVEYDRPVRIGVNWGSLDQQLLTELMDANATAPDPLDARAVMLEAMCESALRSARLAEETGLAHDRIILSAKVSGVQDLIAVYRMLAGRCDYPLHLGLTEAGLGTKGVVASTAGLAVLLQQGIGDTIRISLTPRPGGDRTEEVLVAQQILQSMELRSFTPQITSCPGCGRTTSTFFQKMAEDIGDYIKARMPDWRVQYPGVEEMKVAVMGCVVNGPGESRHANIGISLPGTFEDPKAPVYVDGRLFTTLRGETLVEEFLGILDRYVDERYGAGVGAGAHTAGTAGSERVPG; this comes from the coding sequence ATGACAGAACCGAGAAGAAGGACGGTGACGGTCGACGTGGGCGGCGTCCTGGTGGGCGGCGCACACCCGATCGTCGTGCAGTCCATGACGAATACGGATACCGCCGATCCCGAGTCCACGGCGGAACAGATCGCCGCGCTGGCGGCGGCCGGCAGCGAGCTGGTGCGTATAACGGTCAACACCGACGAGGCGGCCGCGGCGGTGCCCGAGATCGCAGGCCTGCTCGAGCGGTGGGACGTCCGCGTGCCGATCGTCGGTGACTTCCACTACAACGGCCATCTCCTGCTGACTCGTCACCCGGAGTGTGCGCGGGCGCTCGCGAAGTATCGCATCAATCCGGGCAACGTCGGAGCGAAGCGGCGCGACGAGAACTTCCGCACGATCGTCGAGGCCGCGGTCGAGTATGATCGCCCGGTCCGCATCGGTGTGAACTGGGGCTCGCTCGATCAGCAGCTGCTCACCGAGCTGATGGATGCCAACGCCACGGCGCCCGACCCGCTCGACGCGAGGGCGGTCATGCTGGAGGCGATGTGCGAGAGCGCACTGCGCTCCGCACGGCTGGCCGAGGAGACCGGTCTGGCGCACGACCGCATCATCCTCAGTGCGAAGGTCTCCGGCGTGCAGGACCTCATCGCCGTTTACCGCATGCTCGCCGGCCGCTGCGACTATCCACTCCACCTCGGTCTCACGGAGGCCGGCCTCGGCACCAAGGGCGTCGTCGCATCGACCGCTGGACTGGCCGTCCTGCTGCAGCAGGGCATCGGCGACACCATCCGCATCTCGCTGACGCCGCGGCCCGGCGGCGACCGCACCGAGGAGGTCCTCGTGGCGCAGCAGATCCTCCAGTCCATGGAGCTGCGCAGCTTCACGCCCCAGATCACCAGCTGCCCGGGCTGCGGCCGCACGACGAGCACGTTCTTCCAGAAAATGGCCGAGGACATCGGCGATTACATCAAGGCGCGCATGCCGGACTGGCGCGTACAGTATCCCGGGGTCGAGGAGATGAAGGTCGCGGTCATGGGCTGCGTCGTGAACGGGCCGGGCGAGTCGCGTCACGCCAACATCGGCATCTCGCTGCCGGGTACGTTCGAGGATCCCAAGGCTCCCGTGTACGTGGACGGTCGACTGTTCACAACGCTGCGCGGTGAGACGCTGGTGGAGGAGTTCCTCGGAATTCTGGACCGGTACGTCGACGAGCGGTACGGCGCGGGGGTCGGTGCCGGCGCACATACCGCGGGAACAGCCGGCAGCGAGCGCGTTCCGGGCTGA
- the lspA gene encoding signal peptidase II, whose translation MKQKLLLAALVVGSIVFADVTTKRWALEALRPGHIIESAVGVPMTLAFNTGVAFGLPLPSAGRWIIIFATLLVLFVLGSLFIRAERNDWLRLLSIQLVAAGALGNLIDRVRWSEGVVDFIGPINLGFMHWPIFNIADMAITTGAVLLGISLWREETATAAAAERATAPRTAEESI comes from the coding sequence TTGAAGCAGAAGCTGCTGCTCGCGGCGCTGGTCGTCGGATCCATCGTCTTTGCGGACGTGACGACGAAGCGCTGGGCGCTGGAGGCCCTCCGACCCGGCCACATCATCGAGTCGGCGGTTGGTGTGCCGATGACCCTGGCGTTCAACACGGGTGTCGCGTTCGGCCTGCCGCTGCCCTCGGCGGGACGCTGGATCATCATCTTCGCGACGCTGCTCGTGCTGTTCGTGCTGGGGAGCCTGTTCATCCGTGCGGAGCGCAACGACTGGCTGCGGCTGCTGTCCATCCAGCTGGTGGCGGCGGGCGCGCTAGGCAACCTGATCGATCGCGTGCGCTGGAGCGAGGGCGTGGTCGATTTCATCGGGCCGATCAATCTGGGCTTCATGCACTGGCCGATCTTCAACATCGCGGACATGGCGATCACGACCGGTGCCGTGCTGCTCGGCATCTCACTGTGGCGCGAGGAGACGGCGACCGCTGCCGCCGCCGAGCGTGCCACTGCACCCCGTACGGCAGAGGAATCGATCTAG
- the bcp gene encoding thioredoxin-dependent thiol peroxidase, with translation MLNENEPAPEFTLENQDGESVSLSDFRGRKVVLYFYPKDDTSGCTVQACELRDNADTFDARGAVILGVSPDPVGSHRKFADKYELPFTLLADVDHRVAEAYGVWQEKSMYGRKYWGNARTTFVIDEQGRIAKVLPKVKPAEHVDQLLASL, from the coding sequence ATGCTGAACGAGAATGAGCCTGCACCGGAGTTCACGCTCGAGAACCAGGACGGCGAGAGCGTGAGCCTGTCCGACTTCCGCGGCCGCAAGGTCGTGCTCTACTTCTATCCGAAGGACGATACGTCCGGCTGCACGGTGCAGGCGTGCGAGCTGCGCGACAATGCCGACACGTTCGATGCGCGCGGCGCCGTGATCCTCGGCGTCAGTCCCGATCCCGTCGGGTCCCACCGCAAGTTCGCCGACAAATACGAGCTCCCGTTCACGCTCCTCGCCGATGTCGACCACCGCGTCGCCGAGGCGTACGGCGTGTGGCAGGAGAAGTCGATGTACGGCCGGAAGTACTGGGGCAACGCGCGCACCACCTTCGTCATCGACGAGCAGGGCCGCATCGCGAAAGTGCTGCCGAAGGTGAAGCCCGCAGAGCACGTGGATCAGCTGCTCGCGTCGCTGTAG
- the thrB gene encoding homoserine kinase: MTPTTPPPSLRACGIRVPCSTSNLGAGFDCLGLALDLYLDAGYEPGSGDLTIRRAGTLRDLTVKLADDRLVLAFLAELSRRGIQNPGGMLLTTSSIPVARGLGSSAAATVAGIALAVTACGDSLDRDAALAAAMRVEGHPDNAAPALFGGLMAIAGSGHGVPHAMRLPLSGQVSFVFAAPAEQVSTTRARTVLPQHVPHSAAARNLGRMAALLHGLATADAESIAIGFSDELHVPYRLPLIPRAAAALKAAMAAGAWGATISGSGSGLIAACAADAEAPVAKAMEDAFGGTAAGARAYMLRPDMHGAQPRDVGTLRDALRSAS, from the coding sequence GTGACCCCCACCACGCCGCCGCCGTCACTCCGCGCGTGCGGCATCCGCGTACCCTGCAGCACATCCAATCTCGGCGCCGGCTTCGACTGTCTGGGGCTCGCGCTCGACCTCTATCTCGATGCGGGCTACGAGCCCGGCTCCGGTGACCTGACGATCCGTCGCGCCGGCACTCTCCGCGACCTGACTGTGAAGCTGGCCGACGATCGCCTCGTGCTGGCGTTCCTCGCGGAGCTGAGCAGGCGCGGCATCCAGAATCCCGGCGGGATGCTGCTCACGACGTCCTCGATCCCGGTCGCGCGCGGGCTCGGCTCATCCGCTGCGGCGACAGTCGCCGGAATAGCGCTGGCCGTCACCGCGTGCGGCGACAGCCTCGACCGCGATGCGGCGCTGGCGGCCGCCATGCGCGTCGAGGGGCATCCCGACAATGCCGCGCCCGCGCTCTTCGGCGGGCTCATGGCGATCGCCGGCTCCGGACACGGCGTGCCGCACGCCATGCGTCTGCCGCTCTCCGGTCAGGTCAGCTTCGTGTTCGCCGCGCCGGCCGAGCAGGTGTCGACGACGCGTGCGCGGACCGTCCTGCCGCAGCACGTCCCGCACAGTGCCGCCGCCCGCAATCTCGGACGCATGGCCGCGCTGCTGCACGGACTGGCGACGGCAGACGCTGAGTCGATTGCCATCGGATTCTCCGATGAGCTGCACGTGCCCTACCGCCTGCCACTCATTCCGCGAGCGGCGGCCGCGCTGAAGGCCGCCATGGCTGCCGGTGCGTGGGGCGCGACGATATCGGGCAGCGGATCCGGCCTGATCGCGGCGTGTGCCGCGGATGCCGAGGCACCCGTCGCGAAGGCAATGGAAGACGCGTTCGGCGGGACTGCCGCAGGCGCGCGTGCATACATGCTGCGCCCCGACATGCACGGCGCACAGCCGCGCGATGTCGGCACGCTGCGCGACGCGCTCCGCAGCGCATCATGA
- the thrC gene encoding threonine synthase, producing MTARHYGGILHHFREYLPVTDRTPLLSLHEGNTPLVHAPRLAAWVGVRELHLKYEGLNPTGSFKDRGMVLAVARAVEDGARAVLCASTGNTAASAAAYAAHAGIRSVVLLPAGRVAAGKLAQAVVYGAQVVTVEGSFDDALTLARTAADRYDLALVNSVNPARIEGQTTSAWEICDALGDAPALLALPVGNGGNITAYWLGFRRALDHGRAQRLPVMLGVQADGAAPFVRGAPVAAPETIATAIRIGNPATWEPARSAAHDSGGAFRAVSDDAILEAYHAIAAQEGIFCEPASAAGVAGLRAAVREGLVSGDQQCVCVLTGNGLKDPDTAVAGVAMGEPIRPDDIEALGRLV from the coding sequence ATGACCGCGCGACACTACGGCGGGATCCTGCATCATTTCCGCGAATACCTGCCCGTCACCGACCGCACGCCGCTGCTGTCCCTGCACGAGGGGAACACGCCGCTCGTACACGCGCCGCGCCTGGCCGCCTGGGTGGGCGTGCGCGAGCTCCACCTGAAGTATGAGGGCCTCAATCCCACCGGCTCATTCAAGGACCGGGGGATGGTCCTGGCCGTGGCCCGCGCGGTGGAGGACGGTGCCCGTGCGGTCCTGTGTGCCTCGACCGGCAATACGGCGGCGAGTGCTGCTGCGTATGCCGCGCATGCCGGCATCCGCTCGGTCGTGCTGCTGCCCGCCGGCCGCGTCGCCGCTGGCAAGCTCGCCCAGGCCGTGGTCTACGGCGCGCAGGTGGTGACGGTCGAGGGCAGCTTCGACGATGCGCTGACGCTCGCACGCACCGCCGCCGATCGGTATGACCTGGCACTCGTCAACTCGGTGAACCCGGCGCGCATCGAGGGACAGACGACGTCCGCCTGGGAGATCTGCGATGCGCTCGGTGATGCGCCCGCTCTGCTGGCGCTCCCCGTCGGCAACGGCGGCAACATCACTGCGTACTGGCTGGGATTCCGCCGCGCGCTCGATCACGGGCGCGCGCAGCGACTGCCGGTCATGCTCGGCGTGCAGGCGGACGGGGCTGCACCGTTCGTGCGCGGTGCTCCCGTGGCGGCACCGGAAACGATCGCGACGGCCATTCGCATCGGTAACCCTGCCACGTGGGAGCCTGCGCGGAGCGCAGCGCATGACTCGGGAGGCGCGTTTCGCGCCGTGAGCGATGACGCCATCCTCGAGGCGTATCATGCGATTGCTGCGCAGGAAGGCATCTTCTGCGAACCCGCATCCGCTGCGGGCGTTGCAGGTCTGCGCGCCGCAGTACGGGAAGGTCTGGTGTCCGGCGATCAGCAATGCGTCTGCGTGCTGACCGGCAACGGATTGAAGGACCCGGACACCGCCGTCGCCGGAGTAGCGATGGGTGAGCCCATCCGACCGGACGACATCGAGGCCCTCGGCCGCCTCGTCTGA
- a CDS encoding dipeptide epimerase, translating into MAFSIRHEVMELTTTHAFNIARAASPPVRRTVWVRIQDGTGAEGWGEAAANAYYGETADTVTALLPLYERALNDSIGAGDEVLALERAEAAVERVAGRNPAARAAVSAALHDLAGKRLGIPVWQMWGLDADMPVSSFTIGIDEPDAMVQRLEEASSYSVIKVKVGSPGDRRALELIRKHAPDRTIRIDANTGWSVKQAVALLPLLEELGIELIEQPFKSDDIESFRLLRERSAIPVIADESCRTAADIPRLVGAVDGINIKLEKCGSLREALRMVHIARAHHLKVMMGCMLCSTLGIAAAMQIAPLVDWTDLDGAVLLSTDPFRGPSLERDGTLRLNREPGLGVDRR; encoded by the coding sequence ATGGCGTTCAGCATCCGGCACGAGGTGATGGAGCTCACGACCACGCACGCGTTCAACATCGCGCGTGCGGCTTCGCCGCCGGTACGGCGTACGGTGTGGGTGAGGATCCAGGACGGCACGGGTGCGGAGGGCTGGGGCGAGGCCGCGGCGAACGCATACTACGGCGAGACGGCGGACACGGTCACTGCATTGCTGCCGCTCTACGAACGTGCCCTGAACGACAGCATCGGCGCTGGTGATGAGGTGCTTGCGCTGGAGCGTGCGGAAGCGGCCGTCGAGCGGGTCGCGGGGCGAAATCCCGCCGCGCGGGCGGCTGTTTCTGCCGCGCTGCACGATCTGGCGGGCAAGCGTCTGGGGATACCGGTGTGGCAGATGTGGGGCCTGGATGCGGACATGCCGGTGTCATCGTTCACGATCGGCATTGATGAGCCCGACGCGATGGTGCAGCGACTGGAAGAGGCGTCGTCGTATTCCGTTATCAAGGTGAAGGTCGGCTCGCCCGGGGACCGGCGCGCGCTGGAGCTGATCCGGAAGCACGCGCCGGATCGCACGATCCGCATCGATGCGAACACGGGCTGGTCGGTGAAGCAGGCCGTCGCGCTGCTGCCGCTGCTGGAGGAGCTCGGTATCGAGCTGATCGAGCAGCCGTTCAAGTCGGACGACATCGAGTCGTTCCGCCTGCTGCGCGAACGCTCGGCCATCCCGGTGATAGCGGACGAGTCCTGCCGCACAGCCGCGGATATCCCGCGACTGGTCGGCGCGGTGGACGGCATCAACATCAAGCTGGAGAAGTGCGGCTCGCTGCGTGAGGCGCTGCGGATGGTTCACATCGCTCGCGCGCATCACCTGAAGGTCATGATGGGGTGCATGCTGTGCAGCACGCTCGGCATCGCGGCGGCCATGCAGATCGCCCCGCTCGTCGACTGGACGGATCTCGATGGCGCAGTCCTGCTCAGCACGGATCCGTTCCGCGGCCCGTCGCTCGAGCGCGACGGCACGCTGCGGTTGAACAGGGAGCCTGGCCTGGGCGTCGACCGGCGTTAG